The DNA sequence CACAGGCAAACCAAGCTGTCTTTTTCTCTCAGCTCCAACCGGGGGATACAATTCTTGGAATGAGATTAGACCATGGCGGACACCTTACCCACGGAGCTAAGGTAAATGTTTCTGGAATTGTTTTTAACTCTGTTCAGTATGGATTAAATCCACAAACAGAACTTATCGATTACGATGAAGTTTACCGACTTGCAAAAGAGTATAAACCAAAAATGATTATAGCAGGTGCGTCAGCATACTCAAGAGTTATCGACTTTGCAAAATTTAGAGAGATAGCCGATGAAGTTGGTGCATTGCTAATGGTTGACATGGCTCACTACGCAGGATTAATAGCCGGTGGAGTATATCCTAATCCTGTCCCGTATGCTCAGTTTGTAACGTCCACAACCCATAAAACATTAAGAGGTCCAAGAGGTGGAGTAATTCTTTGCAAATCAGAGTATGCAAAAGATATAGATAAATGGGTGTTCCCAAGATTACAAGGTGGACCGCTTATGCATGTGATCGCTGCAAAGGCTGTAGCATTTGGCGAAGCTTTAACAGAAGATTTTAAAAAGTATGCAGAGCAGGTAGTAAAAAATGCCAGAGCATTGGCAGAAGAGTTAATGGCGGAAGGTTTAAGGATTGTATCCGGTGGAACAGACAGTCATATGATGCTTGTTGATTTAAGACCATTAAACGTAAAAGGAAATCAAGCAGAAGAAGCTCTTGGAAAGGCTAATATAACAGTTAATAAAAACGCAATACCATTTGACCCGGAGAAACCAACAGTAACATCCGGAATAAGACTTGGAACAGCAGCATTAACAACCAGAGGAATGAAAGAAAACGACATGAGAAGAATTGCGAAAAATATTGTTAAAGTATTAAAAAATCTTGATAATGAAAAAGTTATACAAGAAGTGAGAGATGATGTTTTATCCTTATGCTCAAGCTATCCACTGTATCCAAATTGGTTTAAGGATTATGGCTACGGTGAATAAGTGAAGCCAAAAGTAAAGTCTCCACTTTTACCGGAAGTATTTAAAATCAAAAAGCTTCTTCGCAAGCTGAACCTACACACAGTTTGCGAGGAGGCTAATTGCCCAAACATTGGCGACTGCTTTTCAAGGAAAACAGCCACTTTTATGATTATGGGTGATATCTGCACAAGAGACTGTCCATACTGTAACGTATCTCACGGAAAGCCACAAGCTTTAGACCCGCAAGAGCCTGAGAATGTAGCAAATGCAATAAAAACACTCGGATTAAAACATGTTGTGATCACATCAGTTGATAGAGATGACCTTCCAGACGGCGGAGCGTCCCACTTTGCAAAAGTTATACAAAAAGTAAAAGAAATAAATCCGGGCATAACAATAGAAGTCTTGATACCAGACTTTAAAGGAAGTATAGAATCTTTAAAAACAGTAATAGATGCAAATCCGGAGGTTGTAAATCACAATATAGAAACTGTAAAAGAGCTTTATAAAATTGTAAGACCACAGGGAAATTATGAAAGGTCGTTAAAAATACTAAAATCAATAAAAGAAATAAGTCAAAAAACTATATCAAAATCCGGCTTTATGGTAGGGCTTGGAGAGACAAAAGAACAGATAATAAATTTAATGGAAGATTTGTACAAAAATAACGTAGAAATACTAACAATCGGTCAGTATTTACAGCCATCAAAAAACCATTTACCGGTATATAGGTATTATTCAGAAGAAGAGTTTAGAGAGTTTGAAGAAATAGGCTACAAGATAGGTTTTAAGTATATATTTTCTGGCATATTGATAAGAAGTTCTTTTAATGCACAAGAACAGTTTATGACAATGAATAAGTGAGAGGTGAGATGTTTATATAGTTTTTTACTCACTACTCATCACACGTCATCATTTTTTTAATTTTCCCAAACTGGTATAACTTATACAACACCTTTAAATTTTTTTGAAAAAGTTGTAGAATAACTACTA is a window from the Sulfurihydrogenibium sp. genome containing:
- the lipA gene encoding lipoyl synthase produces the protein MKPKVKSPLLPEVFKIKKLLRKLNLHTVCEEANCPNIGDCFSRKTATFMIMGDICTRDCPYCNVSHGKPQALDPQEPENVANAIKTLGLKHVVITSVDRDDLPDGGASHFAKVIQKVKEINPGITIEVLIPDFKGSIESLKTVIDANPEVVNHNIETVKELYKIVRPQGNYERSLKILKSIKEISQKTISKSGFMVGLGETKEQIINLMEDLYKNNVEILTIGQYLQPSKNHLPVYRYYSEEEFREFEEIGYKIGFKYIFSGILIRSSFNAQEQFMTMNK
- the glyA gene encoding serine hydroxymethyltransferase, with the translated sequence MLNHLKNVDPEVYSAISKEFKRQEEHLEMIASENYTSQAVMEAQGSVLTNKYAEGLPHKRYYGGCEYVDIVEELAIERVKKLFGAEHANVQPHSGSQANQAVFFSQLQPGDTILGMRLDHGGHLTHGAKVNVSGIVFNSVQYGLNPQTELIDYDEVYRLAKEYKPKMIIAGASAYSRVIDFAKFREIADEVGALLMVDMAHYAGLIAGGVYPNPVPYAQFVTSTTHKTLRGPRGGVILCKSEYAKDIDKWVFPRLQGGPLMHVIAAKAVAFGEALTEDFKKYAEQVVKNARALAEELMAEGLRIVSGGTDSHMMLVDLRPLNVKGNQAEEALGKANITVNKNAIPFDPEKPTVTSGIRLGTAALTTRGMKENDMRRIAKNIVKVLKNLDNEKVIQEVRDDVLSLCSSYPLYPNWFKDYGYGE